Proteins encoded together in one Balaenoptera ricei isolate mBalRic1 chromosome 2, mBalRic1.hap2, whole genome shotgun sequence window:
- the ABCD4 gene encoding lysosomal cobalamin transporter ABCD4 isoform X4 yields the protein MAVRGPAPRAGARPRLDLQFFQRFLQIQKVLFPSWSSQNALMFLTLLCVALLEQLVIYRVGLIPSQYFGVLGNKDLNGFKTLTFLAVVLIVLNSMLKSFDQFTCNLLYVSWRKDLTEHLHRLYFRGRVYYTLNVLRDDIDNPDQRISQDVERFCRQLSSMASKLIISPFTLVYYTYQCFQSTGWLGPVSIFGYFILGTVVNKMLMGPIVAKLVQQEKLEGDFRFKHMQIRVNAEAAAFFRAGHVEHMRTDRRLQRLLQTQRELMSKELWLYIGVNMFDYLGSILSYVVISIPIFSGVYGDLSPTELSTLVSKNAFVCMYLISCFTRLIDLSTTLSDVAGYTHRIGELQETLLDMTLKSQDGEVLDESEWDLARAPGWPATERTDTAFLLERVCISAPSSNKPLIKDLSLKISEGQSLLITGNTGTGKTSLLRVLGGLWASTWGSVQMLTDFGPHGVLFLPQKPFFTDGTLREQVIYPLKEIYPDSGAVTCRFRALAHILGPPAMMCPIYSGYPEELTS from the exons ATGGCGGTCCGGGGGCCCGCGCCCCGGGCTGGCGCCCG GCCCAGGTTAGATCTGCAATTTTTCCAGCGGTTCCTGCAGATACAGAAGGTTTTGTTTCCCTCTTGGTCATCACAGAATGCCTTGATGTTCCTGACCCTTTTGTGTGTGGCCCTACTGG aACAACTGGTGATCTACCGGGTTGGCTTGATTCCCAGTCAGTACTTTGGGGTCCTAGGAAACAAAGATTTAAATGGGTTTAAGACCCTGACGTTCCTGGCTGTTGTGCTCATCGTCCTCAACTCCATG CTGAAGAGCTTTGACCAGTTCACCTGCAACCTGCTGTATGTGAGCTGGAGGAAGGACCTCACCGAGCACCTCCACCGCCTCTACTTCCGGGGCCGCGTGTACTACACCCTCAACGTGCTGCGGGATGACATCGATAACCC GGACCAGCGCATCAGCCAGGACGTGGAGCGGTTCTGCCGGCAGCTCAGCAGCATGGCCAGCAAGCTGATCATCTCCCCCTTCACCCTCGTCTACTACACCTATCAGTGCTTCCAGAG CACCGGCTGGCTCGGGCCTGTGAGCATCTTTGGGTATTTCATTCTGGGAACCGTGGTGAACAAAATGTTGATGGGTCCCATTGTGGCAAAGCTGGTGCAGCAGGAGAAGCTGGAGGGGGATTTCAG GTTCAAGCACATGCAGATCCGGGTGAATGCTGAGGCTGCTGCTTTTTTCAG AGCTGGGCATGTGGAGCACATGAGGACAGACCGCAGGCTGCAGAGACTCCTTCAGACCCAGAGGGAGCTGATGTCCAAGGAGCTCTGGCTGTACA TCGGCGTCAACATGTTTGACTATCTGGGCAGCATCCTGAGTTACGTCGTGATCTCAATCCCCATTTTCAGCGGTGTCTACGGAGACCTGAGCCCCACAGAGCTCAGCACCCTGGTCAGCAAG AACGCCTTTGTGTGCATGTACCTCATCAGCTGCTTCACCCGGCTCATCGATCTCTCCACCACGCTCTCCGATGTGGCAGGCTACACACACAG GATCGGGGAACTTCAGGAGACCCTGCTGGACATGACCCTGAAGTCGCAGGATGGGGAGGTCCTGGACGAGAGCGAGTGGGACTTGGCCAG GGCCCCGGGATGGCCAGCAACAGAGCGAACAGATACAGCTTTTCTCCTTGAGCGGGTCTGCATCTCCGCCCCCTCCTCTAACAAACCCTTAATCAAGGATCTGAGCCTGAAGATCTCTGAGGGACAGAGCTTGCTTATCACAGGCAACACGGGCACCGGCAAGACCTCCTTGCTCCGGGTTCTGGGTGGCCTCTGGGCAAGCACATGGG GCTCAGTGCAGATGCTGACGGACTTTGGACCCCACGGGGTGCTCTTCCTGCCACAAAAGCCATTCTTCACTGATGGGACCCTTCGGGAGCAG GTGATATATCCCTTGAAGGAGATCTACCCGGACTCAG GTGCTGTAACCTGTCGCTTCAGAGCCTTGGCCCACATTCTGGGGCCCCCGGCCATGATGTGCCCCATCTACTCTGGCTACCCAGAGGAGCTGACTTCTTGA